Proteins from one Patescibacteria group bacterium genomic window:
- a CDS encoding signal peptidase I: MKRALFFLLNLAVYVAIVAGVLFGLPRFLSWYLHTPYPMAAITSGSMWPVLHTGDLVFIEGVGKGDLRIGDIVVWKNPSGFTIHRVVRLGENTLVTKGDANFTEDDPVKYEDVVGRTHQVWGKNARIPYLGHITMYASQR, encoded by the coding sequence ATGAAGCGCGCGCTCTTTTTTCTCCTCAATCTTGCCGTGTATGTTGCCATTGTGGCTGGCGTGCTCTTTGGGTTGCCGCGATTTCTCTCGTGGTATCTGCATACGCCGTATCCTATGGCCGCGATTACCTCGGGCTCGATGTGGCCGGTACTCCACACGGGAGATTTGGTCTTTATCGAAGGCGTAGGCAAGGGTGATCTACGCATCGGTGACATTGTGGTATGGAAAAACCCGAGTGGGTTTACCATCCACCGTGTGGTGAGATTGGGAGAGAACACGCTGGTGACGAAGGGCGACGCAAACTTTACGGAAGACGACCCCGTAAAGTATGAAGATGTAGTAGGTCGCACACATCAGGTATGGGGCAAGAATGCTCGAATCCCGTACCTCGGGCACATTACTATGTATGCATCTCAACGCTAA
- a CDS encoding lamin tail domain-containing protein, producing MPKRIVIMSDIKKIKPRGSKIEIFERNSRGAFRVFLTIQKQLLAGFLAVTLVLANAHAFVAFEAHVVDVKAEVARIDPPVVTPAGGEYIEPVDIIIDDSDTDATHIFYTLTFTADPFGAPDPVCGDTFGGPKPQGPLQVTQDTVIKAIACDGAGSDAHGSFVTTEIYTFPHTAGMVQGFKYHDVDRSGTLTPGDFPIAGWQIQIATSTFATSTVTNAQGYYSFAGLAPDIYTLEEESRDGWDYISPKTVNVVISGTETEAVDFFNAESAFMCSPKTINWTSGLAVQAAGAISENNDDIALASNVTINGDARSNDDIERTTGASNVAINGSATSTDQVDDGINVSEDILENASTANLPDVMISEWKARAADGGAIAGSFNFPNNTVGIQMGPTEIMGNVTFGSGNTLLVKGPIYIHGNLNIGSNTVITQDNGFGKKFVAIVVDGTVDIGSNVSFNGSIDGGAFLLISIKGAVAGDDAAIETASNNSDLGKVVLYASNGDIHVHSDRTIWAAFAAHGTGTDADANAAVRLDSNVTVDYSELPSEISCGPRQPFESTSHILINEFVPNPSGSDQGTAGGALDGEWVELFNPTNSSVDVASWWLYDASNANELEINGVRTNTGDTIIPSHGRLVVYRDGDGDFELNNSTGDTVRLFSGPVGSGGVLVDSHTYTAVAGDNKSFARIPDGSSNWIDPEGTPGEENNFFFTPDASVLFSDIAVIFLSRETLDLTPPEFSPVSEPTPASEAATIAPEEEKAKVEEPAVAIVEEAPVNNGDDGTPPTENTEVTETAETPEVSTPPAEITPEETPAPLVEAPAPEAPAPVAESPAPEVSTGETQ from the coding sequence ATGCCAAAGCGCATCGTGATTATGTCAGACATAAAAAAAATCAAACCTCGGGGCTCAAAGATTGAAATCTTTGAGCGTAATTCACGTGGCGCGTTTCGCGTTTTTCTTACTATTCAGAAACAACTTCTCGCGGGCTTCTTGGCGGTCACCTTAGTGTTGGCAAACGCGCACGCGTTCGTGGCATTTGAGGCGCATGTCGTTGATGTAAAGGCCGAGGTGGCACGCATCGATCCACCTGTCGTCACGCCTGCCGGTGGCGAGTACATCGAACCCGTTGATATCATCATTGACGATAGTGACACTGACGCGACGCATATTTTTTATACACTCACTTTCACTGCAGATCCGTTCGGTGCACCTGACCCCGTATGCGGAGATACCTTTGGTGGGCCAAAGCCGCAAGGCCCTTTGCAGGTCACACAAGACACCGTCATCAAAGCGATTGCGTGTGATGGCGCGGGCAGTGACGCGCATGGTAGTTTTGTAACGACAGAAATATATACATTCCCACATACCGCGGGTATGGTGCAGGGCTTTAAGTATCACGATGTTGATCGATCGGGCACGCTCACACCCGGTGATTTTCCAATAGCTGGTTGGCAGATTCAAATCGCCACTTCAACTTTTGCGACCTCAACGGTGACTAACGCGCAGGGATATTATTCATTTGCTGGTCTCGCACCCGATATTTATACGCTCGAAGAAGAGTCGCGCGACGGATGGGATTATATTAGCCCCAAGACAGTCAATGTGGTGATTTCAGGTACCGAGACTGAAGCGGTAGATTTTTTCAATGCTGAGAGCGCCTTTATGTGCAGCCCAAAGACAATCAACTGGACATCAGGACTCGCGGTACAAGCGGCAGGCGCGATCTCCGAGAACAATGATGATATCGCTCTCGCGTCCAATGTCACTATCAACGGTGATGCGCGTTCAAACGATGATATCGAACGCACCACGGGCGCGTCTAATGTGGCTATCAACGGTAGTGCTACCTCGACTGATCAGGTTGATGACGGCATCAATGTGTCAGAAGATATTTTGGAAAATGCCAGCACCGCAAACCTGCCTGATGTCATGATCAGCGAATGGAAAGCACGCGCGGCTGATGGTGGCGCTATCGCAGGGAGCTTTAACTTCCCGAACAATACCGTGGGTATTCAGATGGGTCCTACCGAAATCATGGGCAATGTGACCTTTGGTAGTGGTAATACGCTACTCGTCAAAGGCCCGATCTATATTCATGGCAATTTGAATATTGGGTCAAATACTGTTATCACACAAGACAATGGCTTTGGTAAAAAGTTCGTAGCAATTGTCGTTGATGGTACGGTTGATATCGGCTCCAATGTATCATTCAACGGTTCAATAGATGGTGGCGCGTTTCTCTTAATCTCGATCAAGGGCGCAGTAGCGGGTGACGATGCGGCCATTGAGACAGCTTCAAATAATTCTGATCTTGGCAAAGTAGTACTCTACGCATCAAATGGTGATATCCATGTACATTCAGATCGTACCATTTGGGCGGCATTTGCAGCTCATGGCACCGGCACTGACGCCGATGCTAACGCAGCGGTGCGTCTTGATTCCAATGTGACCGTCGATTATTCAGAGCTGCCATCTGAAATTTCCTGCGGACCGCGCCAACCATTTGAATCGACTTCGCATATTCTCATCAATGAATTTGTACCAAATCCATCAGGATCTGATCAGGGGACTGCAGGTGGCGCGCTCGATGGTGAGTGGGTAGAGCTCTTTAACCCAACCAACAGCTCAGTTGATGTGGCAAGCTGGTGGCTTTATGACGCGAGCAATGCAAATGAGCTCGAGATTAATGGCGTGCGCACCAATACGGGCGATACGATTATTCCTTCACATGGACGCCTTGTCGTGTATCGCGATGGTGATGGTGACTTTGAGCTCAACAACTCAACAGGTGATACGGTACGACTCTTTAGTGGTCCGGTAGGTAGCGGCGGTGTACTCGTCGATAGTCATACCTATACTGCAGTCGCTGGCGACAACAAATCTTTTGCACGCATTCCTGACGGCTCCTCAAACTGGATTGACCCCGAAGGTACGCCCGGCGAGGAAAATAATTTTTTCTTTACTCCTGACGCCTCTGTTCTTTTTAGTGATATCGCGGTGATATTCTTGTCTCGCGAAACCCTTGATCTGACACCTCCTGAGTTTTCTCCAGTCTCTGAACCCACGCCTGCGAGCGAGGCGGCAACGATCGCGCCCGAAGAAGAAAAGGCAAAGGTTGAAGAGCCTGCAGTAGCGATTGTGGAAGAAGCGCCCGTAAACAATGGCGACGACGGTACACCTCCTACTGAAAATACCGAAGTAACAGAGACGGCAGAAACTCCAGAAGTGTCCACGCCCCCAGCAGAGATTACTCCAGAAGAAACTCCCGCACCGTTAGTAGAGGCACCAGCACCAGAAGCGCCTGCTCCTGTAGCCGAATCGCCAGCGCCAGAAGTAAGCACGGGGGAGACACAATAA
- a CDS encoding prohibitin family protein, which yields MQTKFVVWAFTLFATLIGVNWAFSLLSAKSDIQVLLGFALIVVIVALWLPRGRKAAARGLEYLKEYLSVALIITAVGMMGGCTRIEPGHVGIVVNQMGSEKGVQDYTAQTGVIWYNPATQDVLEYPTFVQTAVWTHNTQEGSPNNEEIIFSDKDGLAIAIDLSISWYLDAAKVPSFYVKFRSDDLETFTHGFLRNVARDHFNDVGPLYGAEQHMGVKREEFMLAVRKRVNDQLAQYGVVIEQFGVIGAPRPPEAVTTALNAKVKATQDAIRVENELRQETAEAQKAVAKANGTAAARLLNAKAEAEANLLVAKSITPELIQWRAIEKWNGARPMVEGVGSGMILQIPPLSAPAAK from the coding sequence ATGCAGACGAAGTTTGTGGTGTGGGCGTTCACGCTGTTCGCGACGCTCATCGGTGTGAACTGGGCGTTCAGTCTCTTGAGCGCCAAGAGCGACATCCAAGTGTTGCTCGGGTTCGCGCTCATCGTGGTCATCGTGGCGCTCTGGCTGCCGCGCGGTCGCAAAGCGGCGGCCCGCGGGCTCGAGTATCTCAAGGAGTACTTGAGTGTCGCGCTCATCATCACGGCCGTCGGCATGATGGGCGGATGCACGCGCATCGAGCCCGGTCACGTGGGCATCGTGGTCAACCAGATGGGGTCGGAAAAGGGGGTGCAAGACTATACCGCCCAGACCGGCGTCATCTGGTACAATCCGGCCACGCAGGATGTCCTCGAGTACCCAACCTTCGTCCAGACCGCGGTCTGGACGCACAACACGCAGGAGGGTAGTCCGAACAACGAGGAGATCATCTTCTCGGACAAGGACGGCCTCGCCATCGCGATCGACCTTTCGATCTCGTGGTACCTCGACGCGGCCAAGGTCCCGTCGTTCTACGTGAAGTTCAGGTCGGACGATCTGGAGACCTTCACGCACGGGTTCCTGCGGAATGTGGCGCGTGATCACTTCAATGATGTCGGCCCGCTCTATGGTGCCGAGCAGCACATGGGCGTCAAGCGCGAAGAGTTCATGCTCGCTGTCAGGAAGCGGGTCAATGACCAGCTCGCGCAGTACGGCGTGGTCATCGAGCAGTTCGGTGTGATCGGTGCGCCGCGTCCGCCCGAAGCCGTCACCACCGCGCTCAACGCGAAGGTGAAGGCGACGCAGGATGCGATCCGTGTCGAGAACGAGCTCCGGCAGGAAACGGCCGAGGCTCAAAAGGCGGTCGCCAAGGCAAACGGCACGGCGGCCGCGCGGCTCTTGAATGCCAAGGCGGAAGCCGAGGCAAACTTGCTCGTGGCGAAGTCGATTACGCCCGAGCTCATCCAGTGGCGCGCCATCGAGAAGTGGAATGGCGCCCGCCCTATGGTGGAGGGGGTGGGGAGTGGGATGATCTTACAGATCCCACCACTGTCAGCTCCCGCCGCGAAGTAG
- a CDS encoding cytochrome c biogenesis protein CcdA produces the protein MEESQKTRLPLLVLTVILTAVFAIGLRWVFFASPSTDSAFFYLYDYAVGLTMIFLPCTLPLAFVVVPLAMGKGYIRGIGIAAAFAAGVTLTLSFYGALLGAIGQTFLGSAETAKNWMYMFAGAMGLLFAFHDIGLRGFKMPTYSGAFPDFIQKQQEFVKAFLLGLFLGNVGVGCPNPLFNGVIIPQILVSGSAFQGWLIMVVQALGRVTPLFILTFYAILGVNATGFLVKHRTKVEKSTGWAMIFIAGFLFTLGTFTHDWYVYSGIHTYLESVTQEEAITTILGSNIGKLGHAHEAPPPGNLWIGSYIMVTIWLVPFVWLWLRKRREAYAAPEAERDHKIHDSRTYLSFIVWLAVGLYTLFGWVLPHNFQFHTKHMDMATVFNSSVNTDPIMSKPGEMTKISIALKDEKGLPLQDLKEEHERLIHVIIVSEDLKTFMHVHPDDFGPITDEMRAKGEFPIYVTFPRAGTYSLATGFSHKNHEGTVRNTITVVGGKPEPVAIVKNIMREEKFKGFAVSLKTNPDQIQSGVPAHLEYTMTDDSGKPVGDMVSYLGAPMHLAIWSYDLGYFLHTHGEVPGYGHQVPADASFGPMIDAHTAFPYPGLYRVFAQFSRDGDVYTTTFDIAVTQGPEGATMMEAGAHNH, from the coding sequence ATGGAAGAAAGCCAAAAGACGCGCCTTCCGCTTCTTGTCCTTACCGTTATTTTGACAGCAGTGTTTGCCATCGGGCTCCGATGGGTGTTTTTCGCGTCTCCCTCGACCGATAGCGCCTTCTTCTATTTGTATGACTATGCGGTGGGTCTTACTATGATCTTTTTGCCGTGTACGCTGCCGCTCGCGTTTGTGGTGGTACCACTCGCGATGGGCAAAGGCTATATACGAGGTATTGGTATTGCGGCCGCTTTTGCCGCGGGCGTGACGCTCACACTCAGTTTTTACGGAGCGTTGTTAGGTGCCATCGGTCAGACATTTTTGGGCAGTGCTGAGACGGCAAAAAATTGGATGTATATGTTTGCGGGCGCCATGGGGCTTTTGTTTGCATTTCATGATATTGGTTTGCGTGGGTTCAAGATGCCAACCTACAGTGGCGCGTTTCCTGACTTTATCCAAAAACAACAAGAATTTGTAAAAGCGTTTTTACTCGGACTCTTTTTGGGCAATGTGGGCGTGGGGTGCCCCAATCCGCTTTTCAATGGTGTCATAATCCCGCAGATTTTGGTGAGCGGCAGCGCGTTTCAGGGGTGGCTCATCATGGTAGTACAGGCGCTCGGGCGCGTGACGCCACTCTTTATACTGACTTTTTATGCAATTTTGGGCGTAAACGCCACCGGATTTTTGGTAAAACACCGCACCAAAGTCGAGAAATCAACTGGTTGGGCAATGATCTTTATCGCGGGTTTTCTCTTTACCCTCGGTACTTTTACTCATGATTGGTATGTCTATTCAGGCATTCATACATACCTAGAGAGCGTGACGCAAGAGGAGGCGATTACGACCATTTTAGGGTCAAATATAGGCAAACTCGGCCATGCGCATGAAGCTCCTCCCCCCGGTAATCTATGGATTGGGAGTTATATAATGGTGACTATTTGGCTTGTGCCGTTTGTCTGGCTTTGGTTACGCAAGCGCCGCGAGGCATATGCGGCACCTGAGGCGGAGCGAGATCATAAGATACACGACTCGCGTACCTATCTCAGTTTTATCGTTTGGCTTGCAGTCGGTCTTTATACGCTTTTTGGATGGGTACTACCGCACAATTTCCAATTTCATACGAAGCATATGGATATGGCGACAGTTTTCAATAGCAGTGTGAATACTGATCCTATCATGTCTAAGCCGGGCGAGATGACAAAGATATCAATTGCGCTCAAAGATGAAAAAGGTTTGCCCCTTCAAGATCTCAAAGAAGAGCACGAGCGTTTGATACATGTCATCATTGTCTCCGAAGATTTGAAGACCTTTATGCATGTTCACCCTGATGATTTTGGACCAATCACCGACGAGATGCGCGCCAAGGGAGAGTTTCCGATATATGTTACATTCCCAAGGGCCGGTACCTATTCACTCGCGACCGGATTTTCGCATAAAAATCACGAGGGCACCGTGCGCAATACTATAACTGTTGTAGGTGGCAAGCCAGAACCAGTAGCGATTGTAAAAAATATCATGCGCGAAGAAAAGTTCAAAGGATTCGCTGTCAGTCTCAAGACAAATCCAGATCAAATCCAGTCAGGCGTGCCCGCACACCTCGAATATACGATGACTGACGATAGCGGTAAGCCAGTGGGCGATATGGTCTCATATCTCGGCGCGCCCATGCATCTGGCTATTTGGAGCTATGACCTTGGCTATTTCCTCCATACACACGGTGAAGTACCGGGCTATGGTCACCAGGTGCCCGCAGATGCGTCATTTGGTCCTATGATCGATGCACATACCGCTTTCCCGTATCCGGGGCTTTATCGTGTATTTGCGCAGTTCTCGCGTGATGGCGATGTTTACACCACTACCTTTGATATCGCGGTTACCCAAGGACCCGAAGGTGCCACCATGATGGAGGCAGGTGCGCATAACCACTAA